The Mucilaginibacter yixingensis genome window below encodes:
- a CDS encoding histone H1, with amino-acid sequence MKKFTDVKELIASLEADADKFYNKGNNAAGTRLRKGMQELKNLAQAIRLEVQDSKNSVS; translated from the coding sequence ATGAAAAAATTTACCGATGTAAAGGAACTCATCGCGTCACTGGAAGCTGATGCTGACAAATTTTATAACAAAGGAAACAACGCTGCAGGTACCCGTTTGCGCAAAGGCATGCAGGAACTGAAAAACCTGGCTCAGGCTATCCGTCTGGAAGTTCAGGATTCAAAAAACAGCGTCAGCTAA
- the bshB1 gene encoding bacillithiol biosynthesis deacetylase BshB1, with protein sequence MLKLDILVLAVHPDDAELGCGGTIAKHVAMGHKVGIVDLTRGEMGTRGSAEIRDSEAAAAAEILGLAVRENLAIPDAFFENTREYQLKVIGAIRKFRPQVVITNAYHDRHPDHGRANQLVETACFLSGLRKIETFDDAGNAQQEWRPTQVLHFIQDNYIHPDIIVDVTEYWDKKMASIFAYGSQFHNPDWEHEPQTYISSPEFVQVVEGRGREFGKSINAKYGEGFTSKKILGIEHLLLLK encoded by the coding sequence ATGCTTAAGTTAGATATACTGGTTTTAGCCGTGCACCCCGATGATGCCGAACTGGGCTGCGGGGGTACCATTGCCAAACACGTGGCCATGGGCCATAAAGTAGGTATTGTTGATTTAACCCGTGGCGAAATGGGTACCCGCGGCTCTGCCGAGATTCGCGATAGTGAAGCCGCCGCCGCTGCCGAAATTCTCGGCCTGGCCGTGCGCGAGAATCTTGCCATCCCAGACGCTTTTTTTGAAAATACCCGCGAGTATCAACTAAAGGTGATTGGTGCCATTCGCAAGTTTAGGCCGCAGGTAGTAATTACCAATGCCTATCATGATCGTCACCCTGATCATGGCCGGGCAAATCAACTGGTTGAGACAGCCTGTTTCTTATCGGGCCTGCGTAAGATAGAGACTTTTGACGATGCCGGTAATGCGCAGCAGGAGTGGCGCCCAACCCAGGTGCTGCACTTTATACAGGATAATTACATCCACCCCGACATTATTGTAGATGTTACCGAGTATTGGGATAAAAAGATGGCCAGCATCTTTGCCTATGGCTCGCAGTTTCATAATCCTGATTGGGAGCATGAGCCGCAAACCTACATTTCATCGCCAGAGTTTGTGCAGGTGGTAGAGGGGCGTGGTCGTGAATTTGGAAAGAGTATCAACGCCAAATACGGCGAGGGTTTTACCTCCAAAAAAATACTGGGTATAGAACATTTACTGTTACTTAAATAA
- a CDS encoding glutathione peroxidase produces the protein MDDKSIYQFRVKKLNGEEISLSEYKDKVLLIVNTASQCGFTPQLKELEELRRLYAGRDFEVLAFPSNDFGAQEPLEGSGISKFCVMNFDAHFSLFEKTRVRGEYAHPLYKFLADKKQNGHVHNAPRWNFHKYLIDQEGHVVDFFYPFTKPTSSKIRKKIDRLLSLQPQVLQHA, from the coding sequence TGAAGAGATTAGCCTTAGCGAGTATAAAGATAAGGTGCTGTTGATTGTTAATACCGCCTCTCAATGCGGTTTCACCCCACAACTTAAAGAGCTTGAAGAACTGCGCCGCCTTTATGCCGGCAGAGATTTTGAAGTGCTTGCTTTTCCATCAAACGATTTTGGCGCACAAGAACCCTTGGAGGGTAGCGGCATCAGCAAATTTTGTGTGATGAATTTTGATGCGCATTTTTCGTTGTTTGAGAAAACACGCGTCCGGGGCGAGTATGCACATCCGCTGTATAAATTTCTGGCGGATAAAAAGCAGAACGGGCATGTACACAACGCGCCGCGCTGGAATTTTCATAAATATCTGATCGACCAGGAGGGGCATGTGGTAGACTTTTTCTACCCGTTTACCAAGCCCACTTCATCAAAGATCCGTAAAAAGATTGACAGACTGTTGAGCTTGCAGCCACAAGTGCTGCAACATGCTTAA